In Candidatus Polarisedimenticolaceae bacterium, the following are encoded in one genomic region:
- a CDS encoding type II toxin-antitoxin system HicB family antitoxin: MVNEFTAVIERDGEWFIAYSPEMPGANGQGRTVEEARQSLADAIALILEDRREDGLRGVPPDAIRETVTLK; the protein is encoded by the coding sequence ATGGTGAACGAATTCACTGCAGTGATTGAACGCGACGGAGAGTGGTTCATCGCATACTCTCCCGAGATGCCCGGGGCCAACGGGCAGGGTCGAACCGTGGAGGAAGCCCGTCAGAGCCTCGCGGACGCGATCGCGCTGATCCTCGAGGACCGCCGTGAAGACGGGCTGCGTGGCGTCCCTCCCGACGCAATCCGCGAAACGGTCACGCTGAAGTGA